A window of Drosophila subobscura isolate 14011-0131.10 chromosome E, UCBerk_Dsub_1.0, whole genome shotgun sequence contains these coding sequences:
- the LOC117890566 gene encoding uncharacterized protein LOC117890566, giving the protein MRLNFLVHCLWAALLVVSQLSTSGYARSLPVEQKMKLPTGSGIHEPTAIAVGSARGKSNSTAMRPGSTMLVARTEAEGSTGNGTATGAGTAIATGTSTAIATGKGTAPGGASVVRHIRRKRELYLDTPYDFHTTHLFCDMDIRNRHLLIWFFPNHCIWVWNNKYVHEGFYRLYKTYQYEGFIFGQYNIRLFQWEFENFQFGYVWSKLIQPELA; this is encoded by the exons ATGCGGCTGAATTTTCTGGTGCATTGCCTGTGGGCGGCTCTACTTGTGGTG TCACAGCTCTCGACCAGTGGATATGCCCGAAGTTTGCCAGTCGAGCAGAAGATGAAGCTTCCAACTGGCAGCGGCATCCATGAGCCTACAGCCATCGCTGTGGGTTCAGCCAGGGGCAAAAGCAACTCCACTGCAATGAGACCAGGGTCCACGATGCTTGTGGCAcgaacagaagcagaaggaagtACTGGCAATGGCACCGCCACGGGTGCAGGCACTGCGATTGCCACGGGTACAAGCACTGCGATTGCCACTGGTAAAGGCACTGCCCCGGGCGGCGCCTCCGTTGTGAGGCACATTCGCCGCAAGCGCGAACTGTATTTGGACACACCGTACGACTTCCACACGACTCACTTGTTCTGCGACATGGACATTCGGAACAGGCACCTGCTCATCTGGTTCTTTCCCAATCACTGCATTTGGGTGTGGAACAACAAGTACGTCCACGAGGGCTTCTACCGGCTCTACAAGACGTATCAGTATGAGGGCTTCATATTCGGCCAGTACAACATTCGGCTCTTCCAATGGGAGTTCGAGAACTTCCAATTTGGCTACGTCTGGTCAAAGTTAATCCAGCCAGAGCTggcttga
- the LOC117890289 gene encoding general odorant-binding protein 57c — protein sequence MLHFTAIVVVALLLLVAPLTECLPGAMDESALVDDCLTTNNISQAEFQARINMNSSEEDLENLDRKYKCFAHCLATKANILDSGGLVDVAKIDEMEPLSDERRQALDNCKRAHDEQAQADGCEYAFSILLCVSDHLEGSDESGVEGEA from the exons atgttgcatttcACAGCGATCGTTgttgtggcgctgctgctgctggttgctccACTCACAGAG TGCCTGCCTGGAGCGATGGATGAGTCCGCTTTGGTCGACGATTGCCTCACCACGAACAACATCAGCCAAGCCGAGTTCCAGGCACGCATCAACATGAACAGCTCCGAGGAGGATCTCGAGAATTTGGACAGGAAATACAAGTGCTTTGCCCACTGTTTGGCCACCAAGGCGAACATTCTGGACAGTGGCGGGCTGGTGGATGTGGCCAAGATCGATGAGATGGAGCCGCTGAGCGATGAGCGTCGCCAGGCGCTGGACAACTGCAAGCGGGCGCACGACGAGCAGGCCCAGGCGGATGGCTGTGAATATGCCTTCAGCATATTGCTCTGTGTGTCGGATCATCTGGAGGGCAGCGATGAGTCAGGGGTGGAGGGAGAGGCATAG
- the LOC117890288 gene encoding general odorant-binding protein 57b-like has product MCPSSQLALVLALSLGLAQCRHPFTFLDVGLQEFGDCLRSNNLTYEEYETFESVENLEKLLNEAQVELKYKCNIRCQLLRQPPSAQWLDAAGRMDLQLMNATGQTALQISSCMEAAAAEPCAYAFHLVLCAHKADHPVIDYDEEEEQQEYMDEDYELPIPEGSSDL; this is encoded by the exons ATGTGCCCCAGCAGTCAGCTCGCATTGGTCTTGGCCCTCAGTTTGGGCCTCGCTCAG TGCCGCCATCCCTTCACCTTTCTCGATGTGGGACTGCAGGAGTTTGGCGATTGCCTGCGCAGCAACAACCTCACCTACGAGGAGTACGAGACGTTTGAGAGCGTCGAAAATctggagaagctgctgaaCGAAGCGCAAGTGGAGCTCAAGTACAAGTGCAACATTCGCTGTCAGCTGCTGAGGCAGCCACCCAGTGCCCAGTGGCTCGATGCGGCGGGTCGCATGGATCTGCAGCTGATGAATGCCACGGGGCAGACGGCGCTGCAGATTAGCAGCTGCATggaggctgcagctgcagagccCTGTGCGTACGCCTTTCATTTGGTGTTGTGTGCCCACAAGGCGGATCATCCCGTCATCGATtatgatgaggaggaggagcagcaggagtacATGGACGAGGACTACGAGTTGCCCATCCCTGAGGGTAGCTCCGACCTGTAG
- the LOC117890677 gene encoding protein transport protein Sec61 subunit gamma-1 — MDRFQQRRRQRHKQKHGFVDKMLKDLQQMTWAPGCRPMFDSVLLPTMGFVKDGIRFYKRCHKPDRREFKRTAIAVGAGILVMGAVGYLVKILQIPMILTAYTTDP; from the exons ATGGATCGTTTTCAGCAGCGTCGTCGCCAGCGGCACAAGCAGAAGCACGG TTTCGTTGACAAAATGCTCAAGGACCTGCAGCAAATGACTTGGGCACCCGGCTGCCGTCCCATGTTTGATTCCGTGCTGCTGCCCACAATGGGATTCGTTAAGGATGGAATTCGCTTCTACAAGCGCTGCCACAAGCCCGATCGTCGTGAGTTCAAGCGCACAGCCATTGCCGTCGGTGCGGGCATCCTCGTGATGGGTGCCGTCGGGTATTTGGTCAAGATACTGCAGATTCCCATGATCCTCACTGCGTACACCACAGACCCGTGA